The sequence below is a genomic window from Thalassomonas haliotis.
ATGAGAATTATTTCTGGGAGTTTTTGGTTGGATCATTCTCTTTGGCAGCGTTGCCTCTCCGTTCTTCAAGAAGAATTGCCTGCACAGCAATTTAGTATGTGGATCCGTCCGCTGCAATGTGTGGTAAATGATAACATCATGACCTTATATGCTCCCAACCGCTTTGTGCTAGATTGGGTTCGTGATAAATATGTTAACCGTATCAATGAGTTAGTTTCTTTGCTTGATACCACTAACCCGCCTTTATTAAGGTTTGATGTTGGCAGTATCCCGGAGCCGGCATCGGCAGGCGGGCAAAGTGAAACCGCAGATAAAGTGGTCCCCCAGGGGCTGGCAACCAGTAAACCGCCTGAGCCGGAGGCAAACCTGCCCAAGACCACCAATGTCAGGATCAAATATACCTTTGATAACTTTGTTGAGGGTAAATCCAACCAGCTGGCCAGGGCGGCGGCTTCCCAGGTTGCCGATAACCCGGGGGCGGCATATAACCCTTTGTTTATCTATGGTGCTACCGGTTTAGGTAAAACTCACTTATTACATGCCGTGGGTAATGGCATTTTGATCAACAAGCCTAAGGCAAAAATTGCCTATATGCATTCCGAGCGTTTTGTTCAGGATATGGTTCGGGCGCTGCAAAATAATGCCATCGAGAAATTTAAGCAGTATTACCGTTCGGTAGATGCCTTGCTGATCGATGATATTCAGTTCTTTGCCAATAAAGAGCGTACCCAGGAAGAGTTTTTCCATACCTTTAATGCCTTGCTTGAAGGTAACCAGCAGATCATTTTAACCAGTGACCGATATCCGAAAGAAATCGACGGTGTCGAAGATCGTCTTAAATCCCGCTTTGGCTGGGGTTTAACTATCGCCATTGAACCACCTGAGCTGGAAACCCGGGTCGCTATTCTTAAACGCAAAGCTCAGGAAAGCCATATTAACCTGGCAGATGAAGTGGCT
It includes:
- the dnaA gene encoding chromosomal replication initiator protein DnaA; protein product: MRIISGSFWLDHSLWQRCLSVLQEELPAQQFSMWIRPLQCVVNDNIMTLYAPNRFVLDWVRDKYVNRINELVSLLDTTNPPLLRFDVGSIPEPASAGGQSETADKVVPQGLATSKPPEPEANLPKTTNVRIKYTFDNFVEGKSNQLARAAASQVADNPGAAYNPLFIYGATGLGKTHLLHAVGNGILINKPKAKIAYMHSERFVQDMVRALQNNAIEKFKQYYRSVDALLIDDIQFFANKERTQEEFFHTFNALLEGNQQIILTSDRYPKEIDGVEDRLKSRFGWGLTIAIEPPELETRVAILKRKAQESHINLADEVAFFIAKRLRSNVRELEGALNRVIANANFTGRAITIDFVREALRDLLALQDKLVTIDNIQRTVAEYYKIKVADLLSKRRNRSVARPRQIAMALSKELTNHSLPEIGDAFGGRDHTTVLHACRKIKTLREETHDIKEDYSNLIRTLSS